In Aegilops tauschii subsp. strangulata cultivar AL8/78 chromosome 3, Aet v6.0, whole genome shotgun sequence, one genomic interval encodes:
- the LOC109749833 gene encoding transcription factor MYB2, whose translation MSRRKGAAAGGGAGPMAMAAMEEEAAELRRGPWTLEEDNLLMSYIACHGEGRWNLLARCSGLKRTGKSCRLRWLNYLKPDIKRGNLTAEEQLVILELHAKWGNRWSRIAQHLPGRTDNEIKNYWRTRVQKQARQLKVDANSAVFRDAVRCYWMPRLLDKMSMAAASTAAPPPLMEQHGQGVLSSSQSAAIGSDQLCCYPAAGFNPSPSASTSGSTAAAALQPAPVPCFSELNWEDQYCYPSGGDLDGGAGGMELDSAALLGSLGLDGLDLGPAESYLPDATLLDYLNYSSCTANAMNMMMVNGGNYNNSYCGGDAMVDGDHHDTTTAATCHAARKLAGEWGGGI comes from the exons ATGTCACGGAGGAaaggagcagcagcaggaggaggagctGGGCCCATGGCGATGgcggccatggaggaggaggccgccgagCTGAGGAGAGGCCCCTGGACGCTGGAGGAGGACAACCTCCTCATGAGCTACATTGCTTGCCACGGCGAGGGCCGCTGGAACCTCCTCGCCCGCTGCTCCG GGTTGAAGAGGACGGGGAAGAGCTGCCGGCTCCGGTGGCTGAACTACCTGAAGCCTGACATAAAGCGGGGGAACCTGACGGCGGAGGAGCAGCTGGTCATCCTGGAGCTCCACGCCAAGTGGGGCAACCGGTGGTCGCGGATCGCGCAGCACCTCCCCGGCCGCACCGACAACGAGATCAAGAACTACTGGCGGACCAGGGTGCAGAAGCAGGCGAGGCAGCTCAAGGTGGACGCCAACTCCGCCGTCTTCCGCGACGCCGTCCGCTGCTACTGGATGCCGCGCCTCCTCGACAAGATGTCCATGGCCGCTGCTTCCacggccgcgccgccgcccctgaTGGAGCAGCACGGCCAAGGCGTCCTGTCCTCCTCGCAGTCGGCGGCAATCGGCAGCGACCAGCTCTGCTGCTACCCTGCCGCCGGCTTCAACCCGAGCCCGAGCGCGTCCACGTCCGGATCGACGGCGGCAGCCGCGCTGCAACCGGCGCCGGTGCCCTGCTTCTCCGAACTCAACTGGGAGGACCAGTACTGCTACCCGAGCGGAGGCGACCTCGACGGTGGCGCCGGTGGGATGGAGTTGGACTCGGCGGCGCTGCTGGGaagcctcggcctcgacgggctgGACCTAGGGCCGGCAGAGTCGTACCTCCCGGACGCCACGCTCCTCGACTACCTCAACTACTCGAGTTGCACCGCCAACGCCATGAACATGATGATGGTGAACGGCGGCAACTACAACAACAGCTACTGTGGCGGTGACGCCATGGTCGACGGCGATCACCACGAcacgacgacggcggcgacgtGCCACGCGGCGAGGAAGCTGGCAGGCGAGTGGGGAGGAGGGATCTAG
- the LOC109749831 gene encoding LOW QUALITY PROTEIN: putative disease resistance protein RGA1 (The sequence of the model RefSeq protein was modified relative to this genomic sequence to represent the inferred CDS: substituted 1 base at 1 genomic stop codon), translated as MAGVLDALASYVSNMLTEMAIEEVAMLIGVSSGIDDLSVKLRDLKNVLADADKRNITDESVREWVEELKRAMYHATDILDLCQLRVMEQGPSKDMGCLNPLLFCMRNPLHAHEIGSHIKALNQKLDEISKRGGSFNFIKLEAYQNRKTTNPPPVNRKTNPLLERSSVVGEKIEDDTRALVHMLMMESGDKSDSIMVFAIVGVGGIGKTTLSKKVFNDEAIQDKFTTKIWLSVTQEFSEVELLQTAITSANGNLPGPGGGSQDKALLVPALASAIRDKKIFLVLDDMWGTNEWTNLLKAPFSHSAPGSXVLITSRHEAIARGMKAVLPYHHVDKLEPEDAWSLLKKQVLTTEKTEPAVDMLKDIGLQIIEKCDGLPLAIKVMGGLLCQKDKERRDWEKVLHDSIWSVSRMPEELNYAIYLSYEDLSPCLKQCFLHFSLKPKRICFTHAQFVGMWIGEGFVHGETDKLEELGNEYHKELILRNLIEPDPLYSSQTICHMHDVVRSFAQFLTRDEALIGHSGEILNSKLSLPKFLRFSVETKGGQSDEFEWRCLQEQKSLRSIIIIGNFKIQSGDSLMSFSSLRTLHVESANFAALAESLYQLKHLRYLTLENCNDINSLPEDIHKIKFLQHLGLEGCRSLVKLPDSIVKLEELRFLDLDDTCVNSMPRGFCALTNLRELYGFPAYVDGDWCSLEELGPLSHLIHLGLKGLENVAVTSSALKAMLVAKVHLTLMKLHCTNTLDNNRRVPSEKEQGIIEEVFDELYPPSCIENINIRGYFGRQLPRWMMSTATSHLKSLRFLTMHELVCCIQLPDGLCLLPCLELLAVDRAPAIKRVGPEFVQCPDHRHHPSSQVTTSFPRLHKIKLNALVQWEDWEWEEEVQAMPILDELSIVRCNLRRIPPGLASHARALKKVYMSNIERLDAVENFGSIIELRLSHMPEMTRISNIPKLQNLEICFCPKVELLEQVPALRRLVLNLWHSEKQLPLYLQTVKPSHFLLSCSRKVLTSMALGKSGSEWYKFSHIQHVEAYAKDGGNEKKWHLLYTREPYKIDTNVVQDYSDE; from the exons ATGGCAGGAGTTTTGGATGCTTTGGCATCTTATGTCAGCAACATGCTCACTGAGATGGCAATAGAAGAAGTGGCCATGCTGATTGGGGTCTCTAGCGGGATTGATGACCTAAGCGTCAAGCTCAGGGACCTAAAAAATGTCCTTGCAGATGCCGATAAGAGGAACATCACAGACGAGAGTGTGCGGGAGTGGGTGGAGGAACTGAAGCGCGCCATGTATCACGCCACTGACATCCTCGACCTGTGCCAGCTCAGAGTCATGGAGCAAGGTCCATCCAAGGACATGGGGTGCCTTAACCCACTCCTCTTCTGCATGCGAAACCCCCTCCATGCCCACGAGATCGGGAGCCACATCAAGGCGCTCAACCAAAAGCTAGATGAAATCTCCAAGAGGGGCGGTAGTTTCAATTTTATCAAGCTGGAAGCCTACCAAAACCGAAAGACAACCAACCCTCCTCCTGTCAACCGCAAGACAAATCCACTGCTGGAGCGATCGAGTGTGGTCGGGGAGAAGATTGAAGATGATACAAGGGCACTTGTCCATATGCTCATGATGGAGTCAGGGGACAAGAGTGATAGCATCATGGTGTTTGCCATAGTTGGTGTCGGTGGAATTGGTAAGACTACCCTCAGCAAGAAGGTCTTTAATGATGAGGCCATTCAAGACAAGTTCACCACAAAGATATGGTTGAGTGTCACACAAGAGTTCAGCGAGGTTGAGCTGTTGCAGACGGCCATCACTTCCGCCAATGGAAACTTGCCAGGGCCAGGTGGTGGGTCTCAAGACAAAGCTTTGCTTGTGCCGGCTCTTGCGAGTGCTATCAGAGACAAGAAGATATTTCTTGTGTTGGATGACATGTGGGGCACCAATGAATGGACCAACTTGCTGAAGGCTCCCTTTAGCCACAGCGCCCCTGGTAGCTGAGTCCTCATCACATCAAGACATGAAGCTATTGCTCGAGGCATGAAAGCTGTGCTTCCTTACCACCATGTTGACAAATTAGAGCCCGAAGATGCTTGGTCATTGCTCAAGAAGCAG GTACTCACAACAGAGAAAACTGAACCTGCAGTTGATATGCTTAAGGATATTGGGTTGCAAATCATAGAAAAATGTGACGGGTTACCGCTTGCCATAAAAGTGATGGGAGGACTCCTATGCCAGAAGGACAAAGAACGGCGTGATTGGGAAAAGGTTTTGCATGATTCTATATGGTCAGTAAGTCGTATGCCAGAAGAGTTAAACTATGCAATATATCTTAGCTACGAGGACTTGTCTCCATGTTTAAAACAATGCTTTCTGCATTTCTCCCTTAAGCCTAAAAGGATATGTTTTACCCACGCACAGTTTGTGGGAATGTGGATTGGTGAAGGATTTGTTCATGGAGAGACTGATAAATTGGAAGAATTAGGAAATGAGTACCATAAGGAGCTAATATTGAGGAACCTTATAGAGCCAGATCCATTATATTCCAGTCAAACTATTTGCCACATGCATGATGTTGTTCGATCGTTTGCTCAGTTTTTGACTAGAGATGAAGCACTAATAGGTCATAGTGGAGAAATTCTTAATAGCAAGCTTAGTCTGCCAAAATTTCTTAGGTTTTCTGTAGAAACCAAAGGCGGGCAATCTGATGAATTTGAGTGGAGATGTTTACAAGAGCAAAAATCTCTAAGATCGATAATAATAATTGGGAATTTCAAGATTCAGTCTGGTGATTCGCTGATGAGCTTTTCAAGTCTTCGAACTCTACATGTAGAGTCTGCAAATTTTGCTGCATTGGCTGAATCTCTATATCAGCTCAAACACTTGAGGTATCTAACACTAGAAAACTGCAATGATATAAACAGCCTGCCAGAGGACATTCACAAGATAAAATTCCTACAACACCTTGGTCTTGAAGGTTGTAGGAGTCTGGTGAAACTTCCTGACAGCATTGTCAAGTTAGAGGAACTGAGATTTCTTGACCTTGACGACACATGTGTAAATAGTATGCCTAGGGGTTTCTGTGCCTTGACAAATCTGAGGGAACTATATGGGTTCCCAGCCTACGTGGATGGTGATTGGTGTAGTTTGGAAGAGTTGGGACCTCTTTCTCACCTCATTCATCTTGGATTAAAGGGTTTGGAGAATGTAGCCGTTACCTCGTCTGCCTTGAAGGCCATGCTTGTTGCAAAGGTACATCTTACCTTAATGAAATTACACTGCACCAATACACTTGACAACAATAGAAGAGTACCCTCTGAGAAGGAACAAGGAATAATTGAGGAGGTGTTTGATGAACTCTATCCTCCGTCTTGCATCGAAAATATCAACATCCGAGGATATTTTGGTCGCCAGCTCCCAAGATGGATGATGTCAACAGCAACATCGCATCTCAAGAGCTTGAGATTTTTAACAATGCACGAACTTGTTTGTTGCATCCAACTCCCTGATGGCTTGTGTCTGCTCCCATGTCTTGAGCTCCTAGCAGTTGACCGAGCGCCAGCTATCAAGCGTGTTGGACCTGAATTTGTGCAGTGCCCGGATCACCGTCATCATCCTTCATCCCAGGTGACAACTTCTTTTCCAAGACTGCATAAAATTAAGCTAAATGCATTGGTGCAATGGGAGGACTGGGAGTGGGAGGAGGAAGTGCAAGCTATGCCCATCTTGGATGAGCTTAGTATCGTAAGATGCAATTTGAGGCGTATCCCCCCCGGCCTTGCATCCCATGCAAGGGCGTTGAAAAAAGTATATATGAGCAACATCGAGCGCCTTGACGCTGTTGAAAACTTTGGTTCCATCATTGAGCTCAGGCTGTCTCACATGCCAGAGATGACTAGGATCTCTAATATTCCCAAATTGCAAAATCTTGAGATCTGCTTCTGCCCAAAGGTCGAGTTACTTGAGCAGGTGCCTGCACTCAGAAGACTTGTGCTGAATCTGTGGCACAGTGAGAAACAACTCCCGTTATACCTACAGACTGTGAAGCCAAGTCATTTTTTGTTGAGCTGCAGCCGAAAGGTACTCACCTCCATGGCTTTGGGAAAATCTGGCTCGGAGTGGTACAAGTTCAGCCACATCCAGCATGTCGAGGCTTATGCAAAGGATGGAGGCAATGAGAAAAAATGGCACCTACTGTACACAAGAGAGCCCTACAAGATCGATACAAATGTTGTGCAG GATTATTCAGATGAATAA
- the LOC109749830 gene encoding protein DETOXIFICATION 32 isoform X1 yields MRTLATKSWEESKLLWRLAFPAVLTEVFQFSIGFVTASFVGHIGVVELAAVTVVESILEGFAYGVLFGMGCALDTLCGQAVGAGQLDLLGVYVQQSWIVCGAAAVALTPAYAFATPILGSLLRQPAAVAVAAGPYARWAIPRLLAHAANFPLQKFFQTQSRVWALTAITGAALAIHVALTYVAVNRLGYGLRGAAVAGNVSYWLIDAAQFAYLVSGRFPEAWMGFSVLAFRNLAAFVKISLVSAAMICLEFWYYAALLILVGLLKNGQLQLDIMSVCINYEFWTMMVALGFSEAVSVRVSNELGASRPKEAKFAVAMAAMTSALIGATFMAVFFIWRRGLPRLFSDDEEVVDGAARLGYLLAVTVFFSSIGPVLSGVAVGAGWQLQVAFVNIGCYYLVGIPVGVLLGFKFKLGALGVWTGMLTGTLLQMAIVLVIIMRTEWEKQALLAAARIKEVGGKNEDQPLATAACREDEQMDTANDETYMQTRERNRELECNEQALV; encoded by the exons ATGAGGACGCTGGCGACGAAGAGCTGGGAGGAGTCGAAGCTGCTATGGCGTCTCGCCTTCCCGGCGGTCCTCACCGAGGTGTTCCAGTTCTCCATCGGCTTCGTCACCGCCAGCTTCGTCGGGCACATCGGCGTCGTCGAGCTCGCCGCGGTCACCGTCGTGGAGAGCATCCTTGAGGGCTTCGCCTACGGAGTCCTG TTCGGCATGGGGTGCGCGCTGGACACGCTGTGCGGGCAGGCGGTGGGCGCCGGGCAGCTGGACCTGCTGGGCGTCTACGTCCAACAGTCGTGGATCGTCTGCGGCGCGGCCGCAGTGGCGCTCACGCCGGCGTACGCCTTCGCCACGCCGATCCTGGGCTCCCTCCTCCGGCAGCCGGCCGCCGTCGCGGTCGCCGCGGGGCCGTACGCGCGGTGGGCGATCCCGCGGCTGCTCGCGCACGCCGCCAACTTCCCGCTGCAGAAGTTCTTCCAGACGCAGAGCAGGGTGTGGGCCCTGACCGCCATCACCGGCGCCGCGCTCGCCATCCACGTCGCGCTCACCTACGTCGCCGTCAACCGGCTCGGGTACGGCCTCCGCGGGGCGGCGGTCGCGGGCAACGTCTCCTACTGGCTTATCGACGCCGCGCAGTTCGCCTACCTGGTCAGCGGCCGGTTCCCTGAGGCGTGGATGGGGTTCTCCGTTCTCGCGTTCAGGAACCTCGCCGCCTTCGTCAAGATCTCCCTCGTGTCCGCCGCCATGATCTG CTTGGAGTTTTGGTACTACGCGGCATTGCTCATTCTGGTGGGTCTCCTCAAGAATGGCCAGCTCCAGCTTGATATCATGTCAGTTTG CATCAACTACGAGTTCTGGACCATGATGGTGGCGCTGGGCTTCAGCGAAGCAGTCAGCGTCAGGGTGTCCAACGAGCTGGGAGCGAGCAGACCCAAGGAGGCCAAGTTCGCGGTGGCCATGGCGGCCATGACATCCGCGCTCATCGGGGCCACCTTCATGGCCGTCTTCTTCATCTGGAGGAGAGGCTTGCCGAGGCTCTTCAGCGACGACGAGGAGGTGGTCGACGGAGCGGCGAGGTTGGGGTATCTGCTCGCCGTCACcgtcttcttcagcagcatcggGCCAGTGCTCTCAG GTGTGGCTGTTGGAGCAGGGTGGCAATTGCAGGTGGCATTCGTAAACATCGGTTGCTACTACTTGGTGGGCATTCCGGTTGGTGTCCTGCTTGGATTCAAGTTCAAACTTGGTGCATTG GGGGTATGGACGGGCATGCTAACAGGCACGTTGCTACAGATGGCTATAGTTCTTGTCATTATCATGAGAACAGAGTGGGAGAAACAG GCCTTGTTGGCAGCGGCGAGGATCAAGGAGGTCGGAGGGAAGAATGAGGACCAGCCATTGGCCACAGCGGCATGTAGAGAAGACGAGCAAATGGACACTGCAAACGATGAAACTTATATGCAAACACGCGAGAGAAATAGAGAGTTAGAGTGTAATGAACAGGCACTAGTATAG
- the LOC109749830 gene encoding protein DETOXIFICATION 32 isoform X2, which translates to MGCALDTLCGQAVGAGQLDLLGVYVQQSWIVCGAAAVALTPAYAFATPILGSLLRQPAAVAVAAGPYARWAIPRLLAHAANFPLQKFFQTQSRVWALTAITGAALAIHVALTYVAVNRLGYGLRGAAVAGNVSYWLIDAAQFAYLVSGRFPEAWMGFSVLAFRNLAAFVKISLVSAAMICLEFWYYAALLILVGLLKNGQLQLDIMSVCINYEFWTMMVALGFSEAVSVRVSNELGASRPKEAKFAVAMAAMTSALIGATFMAVFFIWRRGLPRLFSDDEEVVDGAARLGYLLAVTVFFSSIGPVLSGVAVGAGWQLQVAFVNIGCYYLVGIPVGVLLGFKFKLGALGVWTGMLTGTLLQMAIVLVIIMRTEWEKQALLAAARIKEVGGKNEDQPLATAACREDEQMDTANDETYMQTRERNRELECNEQALV; encoded by the exons ATGGGGTGCGCGCTGGACACGCTGTGCGGGCAGGCGGTGGGCGCCGGGCAGCTGGACCTGCTGGGCGTCTACGTCCAACAGTCGTGGATCGTCTGCGGCGCGGCCGCAGTGGCGCTCACGCCGGCGTACGCCTTCGCCACGCCGATCCTGGGCTCCCTCCTCCGGCAGCCGGCCGCCGTCGCGGTCGCCGCGGGGCCGTACGCGCGGTGGGCGATCCCGCGGCTGCTCGCGCACGCCGCCAACTTCCCGCTGCAGAAGTTCTTCCAGACGCAGAGCAGGGTGTGGGCCCTGACCGCCATCACCGGCGCCGCGCTCGCCATCCACGTCGCGCTCACCTACGTCGCCGTCAACCGGCTCGGGTACGGCCTCCGCGGGGCGGCGGTCGCGGGCAACGTCTCCTACTGGCTTATCGACGCCGCGCAGTTCGCCTACCTGGTCAGCGGCCGGTTCCCTGAGGCGTGGATGGGGTTCTCCGTTCTCGCGTTCAGGAACCTCGCCGCCTTCGTCAAGATCTCCCTCGTGTCCGCCGCCATGATCTG CTTGGAGTTTTGGTACTACGCGGCATTGCTCATTCTGGTGGGTCTCCTCAAGAATGGCCAGCTCCAGCTTGATATCATGTCAGTTTG CATCAACTACGAGTTCTGGACCATGATGGTGGCGCTGGGCTTCAGCGAAGCAGTCAGCGTCAGGGTGTCCAACGAGCTGGGAGCGAGCAGACCCAAGGAGGCCAAGTTCGCGGTGGCCATGGCGGCCATGACATCCGCGCTCATCGGGGCCACCTTCATGGCCGTCTTCTTCATCTGGAGGAGAGGCTTGCCGAGGCTCTTCAGCGACGACGAGGAGGTGGTCGACGGAGCGGCGAGGTTGGGGTATCTGCTCGCCGTCACcgtcttcttcagcagcatcggGCCAGTGCTCTCAG GTGTGGCTGTTGGAGCAGGGTGGCAATTGCAGGTGGCATTCGTAAACATCGGTTGCTACTACTTGGTGGGCATTCCGGTTGGTGTCCTGCTTGGATTCAAGTTCAAACTTGGTGCATTG GGGGTATGGACGGGCATGCTAACAGGCACGTTGCTACAGATGGCTATAGTTCTTGTCATTATCATGAGAACAGAGTGGGAGAAACAG GCCTTGTTGGCAGCGGCGAGGATCAAGGAGGTCGGAGGGAAGAATGAGGACCAGCCATTGGCCACAGCGGCATGTAGAGAAGACGAGCAAATGGACACTGCAAACGATGAAACTTATATGCAAACACGCGAGAGAAATAGAGAGTTAGAGTGTAATGAACAGGCACTAGTATAG